From the genome of Brassica oleracea var. oleracea cultivar TO1000 chromosome C4, BOL, whole genome shotgun sequence:
TACAGCACTCTGGAACCTCCGATAAGCTTCACATCGTATAATCTACAAGAAATTGAATAGTCTGGGAATTGAACCCTAGATCTGGATGTAAAAGCCTTTAAACCTTAACCAATAGGCTACGGTGCTTTCACAATCGGTTACGTTTAAAAACAATAAATAATATAATTGTGTGAAAATAACAATTGTTAAACCTGTGATATTTGCTTGTAATTTTTTAGGAAAAGTTACTGCCAAATCTTATATGTTGTGTTTAAATAGTTTCAGAAAAAAAGAAAAACAAATGTTAAGTTTAGGAAGCCCCCTTAGTCCAGTGGTTTGACTAAGAGTTCATTAATGCTTCTACACCAGAAGGTTTGGGGTTCAAACCCCAAAAAAACGCAAATTATGTAGATTATGGAGAAAAAGTTACAAGAAGTTTTCAGCATGGTGCAGGACGTATCATCGAACATGGATCTCATAGGACGGTTCAGAGTGATGCAGTCAGACATGCCTTCTCATATGATGGTAGAGTTGTCGGCTGTAGAATCGTCTATGTAATATTTCTCATCGTTTTAATAGCATAATTAAAAAAAAAAAAAAAAAAGATAAATCTTAATGAATACAAATTTTCAGCAGAAAAAGCGGACAAAACCCTAATATTTTTATTTAACTTAGTTATGCTATATTTTTAATGCGAGGTTTGAACCGGACCTGATCAACCCAATTGACATCTCAACTCAATGGTTACCACTAAAATCATAGGATAAGATTTCTATCAAATACCAAACATAAAATATATTCTTCTTTCTTGGAAAACAGTCTATTGATAGGCTCATGCTTATATACGAACATAATTGAATGTATATATGTACTTATCAGTACTAACATAGTTTAATGTATCTTGTTTATAGGAAGACAAAGTATTTCAAGCTACCGAACAGCTACTATATATCTGGACTTGAGTGAGGTTCGGAACTGATCTAAGTCACCAAACCCACAAATGAGGAAATTATATCAATCTCCTTTCGACTCTCAACCTATAACATCTTATATACTGGAGCTACAAGAGCTTTACTTTGCCAAGCCTAGTTGAGACTAGCTTGCCTCTCCCACGTGAGATCAGCCGAGAACTCAGACAATGCGGATCTTGGATTTCCTTCAGCGATAGCCAAGTAATACAGCGCAGTTTCATCATCGACTTGCATGCTTCTCCTTAGAGATTCAATTAGCCTCCGCTTTCCATGGGCTGATAGAGTGGACAGATGATTCATACCAGATGCAGATTGTTCTCTTTTTGGTCCACCTTCGAGGTAAAGCACGGCTACTTCACGTTTGGCGTACTTGTCTACCTCAATGTAGCAAGTGGTGTCAACGAGAATTTCAGGACTGCTTATTGGAATAAGCAGTCTGTCTCTTGAGTAAATCCCATGGTCGCTCATCATGTTGTTTAGTCGCTTTATGTCCATAACCTACATCGTTCAAGGAAAATCTCAACTTAAGCTCATAATTCTAGCCATGGTAGACAAAAGAAAAACCATAGAGCTCTGAAGCTACAAAGTTTTAGAGCCAGAACCATATGAGATAAAACCCCTACAGGTCAGATAGGGGAACTTTAATGTGCTCAGAAAACTTATAAAGAAGGACAAAGTAATGAGATGGTAAAAAGCTTTTCAGGCCTAATAAATCCATATAATATAGCACTTTATGTTACAAACTTCCTTCAACGTGAAAGCCTAAACGTGCAAGGTAAAAAGGGTTGATGACAAACTTCTTAAGATGAGAGCAGATATTCAAAATGAACTGTTTGTATAAGTTTCTTCTGCATTACAGCAGGAGACAAGACAGATAAGGAAAACTTGTAGCTTCCAGAGTAGCCTTAAACTAAATCAGTCGAAAACAATTCATGTAGCTCAAATTTCTAAATAATCTGTTATCTTTTTTGTCACAAAAAATCACAAGAAATTTCCACAGGGTAAGAATACAAGATTCAAATTACATCTTAGTATCAATTCATGCAATTATCAGGGTGAATCCACGGGGGGAGATTGGATTCAGCAGAAAAGTGGCGAAATCTAAGAGATTCGAAAGAATTATCAAGAAGACATAATTGAGATTCACATATTATTCTTACTTACGCAATCGAAGACGAAAGAGGTACCTGAACGGAATACTTAACGGCGAGGCTAGTCACGCTATCACCACGAGAGATGCGATGAGAGATGGCGAATTTCCAGATTCCGTTATCTCTCCAGAACGCACCTGAAGCCGGTTTTCCCACAAGTTCCTTGATCAGCCATGGCGCCGTGAAAGCCGACGCCACCAGATCGTTCTCGGTGGCAACGGAGTTCCAAACTCTGCAAACGCATCTCGCACGCGCCAGATCGGCGACGGTGAGCCTCTGGAAGATAAGGCCTAGTGTGTCACGGCATGTAAGTGCCATGAAGTGAGAATTCAATGGCGAGATGGTGGTTGTTGATTGATCGGAAGATCCGGTGGCAATGAGAGATTCGGTGAGGAAATCGTTTCCGTCGTTTTGATTGCAGCAACAGCAATCCATAGAGAGCAAGCGTGGAAGGATGTATGTCCAGACTTTCTTTATTGCTTACAAACCATTACTTTATTACATTTTTTTTTTTTCCATGTAGGATTTTATTTATTATATAATTAAACCTTACAAACCTATTACAAGAGGCATTCAAGCCCAGACTAAAAACCTAATATGGCAACAACATTATAAGGCCCAACAACGGCCCATAAACCAAACCCCCCACACTAAAGCGGAACGCATCACTTCTTCCACGTGTTCAAATCACGGTAAACGAGATCCACGTGTTTGAAGACCAAACCCCTCGTCTTCACCGACATGCAGATCGTCGCCGACACAGGGAACCACCGGCTCAGCCGGGACCAAACCTCACGATCTTCACGGTGTGCACCATCTTAGCCATATCACCAAACTTCGGAGAGCTTCCATCAACCTATGTTGAGATCTCGTCCAAGCCAAACACCGAAGACCCATCACATGCAACGGAATCACCACCGGCGGAGAGCTTACATCGACCGTTGTCGAGATCTCATCCGCCACCTTAACTCCAGAAAAACCGAAGCTTTCCACCAAACGGAAAACTTTTAGAAAATCGATTGCTTCCTAAAACTAGATACACATAGCCGCCATCTTCACCAAAGGAGAGTGAAACGCGGAGATAAGCCGACCGTCCTTTGCCGGAGAAGAAGGCAAGGACGTCGGAGACAAAAAACCAGCCGACAACACCGGAAGATATGGTGCGTCGCCGGAGTCAGAAGCCGACTGAATTACCGAGAGGACAAGTGATTCTCCGGAGTCAAAAGCCAGTCATAAGATGCTGAAGGAGACACCTATACTGGAACCATTCCCGAACGGCGGGAGTCACCTCACCGGAAGAAAGATCCGGTGAACATCGATGCTTTCTCAATCATCCATCTCTGTAAAAGGTCTCGAAGAGAGAACAGAGAGGAGAGAGAAAGCCCGCCTTTTCTGACATACGTCTACCGTTACTTTATTACATAGTGGCTAGTACTGTTTCTGCTTGTAAAGTGATTTAACTACAATTAAATTACTTCAAAAATAAATTAAACTAGACCTTAACTTGTGCCAATGCTTTTTTATAATTTTTAAAATAATATTTATTTGTATAAGTGATAATATAAATTTTTATAATTTACCCATATAAAAATAATGAAAAATAGCTTCAGATAGCCTTATATCAACTTTTTCTTATCCAAAATCACAAAAATGATTCATTTAATATTAATATTTATCATTCTACCTTATATTTTTTTTTCTAAGTACACTATAAAAATTTTTTTTAGGAACCACGACGGCTCCGCGTTTCTCATCTCCGCCATCATTATCTTCGGCATTGCTCATCTCCGGCGTCGCTAATCTCTCTTGTCAATATCTCTACTGTCATCATCTGCGTACGTCTCCCTCAGCTCCAATCGTTGCGCCGTTAAAGCTTTTGACGTTGTCGTATCAAAGGTATTTCGTAGGCGCTCCAAGACTGATTACGCCATGATGTCATCTCCAAGGTCTTTTCAATTATTTGCCGCTGCTAAATCTAAATATGTGATTTCTCTCTTCTCAAATCACTCATATGTGGGGTTTTTTCTCACTAATATTGTAATATGTCTAAATTGATTGTAGAAAATATCATATTGTTGCTTGCATTGTATAGAATCTCAATGGTCAAAACTCAGAAATTCTCGATCATGGACTCATTTACGATGTTTAATGAGCAGAATTGGGTATTATTTCATCTTGACACTATCATTCCATCTCTGTTTTTCTGGAATAATTAAATAAATATATGATTCAGTCATTGTTAATTTTTTTTTATGGCTACTTCATCTTGAGACTATATTGGATCCTCAATCACATATAAGGATTGGTGCCTAAGCTGTGTAAAATTTGTTGCGGGGCTTGATGCTTAAAAAGCAATCGTCTAATTCGGTTTAAGTGTTTATGGTTCACACTCCACACTGTAGGACTCTTAAAATATTTAAAATGTTTTTTTGCATTTTATTTGTCTAATGAAGATACTGATAACATGTATTGTTTGCTTGGTTTTTAACAGTTTTTCAATCACGCCATGAGAAAGCTTACTTCTTCATTAAGGTGTAAATCAATATACTTTCAAGTTTTATTTGGGCTTTTGTCATCCTCTTCATTGAACATGACTTTATTTCGTGATTAAAGCTCAATAGGACCAGTTATTTTCTAGTAGTCCTTTGGGTTTTATGTGGACAGAGCTAATGTATATGCTGAGAAGAAAGAAGATATAATGATGATGACTGCTGATATTTACTTGGTTAAATGCGGCTCTTATGTTGGATGGAAATATGTAAGAAGAAAACATTTAGTGCTCCTGTTTTTTTTTTTTTTGGCTTTTGCCTTTGCTTATCTAAATGTTTCTTGGCTTCAACCTTTTGTTTGTAAATAAGGAGTTTGCTGTTGAGAAGAACCAACAGTACAAGGAAGGAAAATCAATTCTTGGAAGGTAAGTAACTTACTAATCCCAATCCCTGGTTTTATCTTGTTTTGTTTTAACAGAGTGTTTTCTGAGTTGAGATTTGAATGTGTTTCATATTCTTGACATGTACAAGATTTGGTGCACAAATGGGAACATTTATTGGATAGCTAATGACATTTGTTTGTAGTCAATGACTTGTGTTTGTTTATAGCTAATTACATTTGTTCGTTTGTAGATCAATGTTCTCTACTTGTAGAAAATGAAATCTATTTAGTGACTTTTATATCCAGTGAATTTGTTCATAGAGATTGACTGTAGCCAATTAACTCTGTTTGTTTGTAGATTAATGTTTTCTGTTTAATATGTGTTCTCTGTTTTGTAGACAATGAAATATATTTAGTGACCTCAATAGCATTGAATTTTCTTATAGATTTTAATTATGTTGTTTTGCTTTACTTGTTTTGGAAGATTTAGTTCTAATTTAAGATAACCGTCCGGAACAAGGATTGCCTTACATTCCCTTGCACGTTTTTTGAACTGTTTTGTAAAATTTATTTCAAATTCAGGATAGCCATTCAGAACAAAGGTTTCCTTAAGATTGTCTTACACGTTTTTGTAAATTGTTTTGGAACTTCTGATAAATTTCCTGAAAATGCTTCAAGGCATGCTGAAACATCTGATACTCTCAAAACTTCATTGATATTTGTACACTAATTGATATAGTTTTTATGCATCGTTTAAACTTTGCTAGATAGAAATACACTAATATATTATTTCTGGAAGCTCATCCAAAAATTTACCAATGCCTTCCAACGTCTATAACATTTTTTTATGTATTTTGGTTTTGTGAAGCCATCCATAATATGTAAAATGCTTTCTTGTTACATTCAGAAATCTGAAAATTTTCAAAGAGCAATATAAATCTCCAACAACCTTGGTTTAGTGGCCGCACACAATGATGCCAGTTCCTATACTTTTCGGGTTCGACCGGTGGGAGATGTAAATTGTTTTCGTATCTTTTTTTCTTCTCAAAATTCTACATCAAAATTTGAAATTTTTAGTTTTTGACCTCATTCATTTTTTTTTCAGTTTAAACGTTTCTAAATAAAAAAAAATAATATATTATTTCTGGAAGTCCATCCAAAAATTGTTAAATGTTTTCCAACTTTATAAAATATAACTAGGATGAGACCCATGCTTTGCGTAGGGTGAGACATGCATAAAAATTATATATTCAAGCTTCAATTTATTAAATCGTAGATAGTTTGCAAACGTATTTCTTGTACTAAAATGAAAATCCTCGCTATCAAAATCAGATAATTGGTCCTATTTTTGCATCCTAAATATAATACGAAAAATTCCGTAGATAGTTGGTCTGGTTTTTGCATCTTAAAATATAAATTTTCCATATTTACCTCATACCGAATTTTTATCAAGGCAATTATATTGGATTTTTATGCATACAGTATTAAGTTAATAACATTTAATTCTTTCTTTTAATAAGGAAGCTATAACTTATACATAATTGTCTCCATGCCCAACGATATGATATCTAGTTTGGTTTATTAAAATTTCTTATCATATACTTTTATGTTTAGGTTAATATAAGTTTCCTAGTGAATTGATTTTGTACTTACAAATTATTAAATTGATTCTTATGCTGACACGTAAGATAAAATGACATCCTAATTTTTGAGACACCTAAGCAAGCCTCTTTTCTAATTAATAAAATCTCAAGGTTAAAAATTGTTAAATATTTTTTTAATTAATATATAAGGGATAATTTTTTTAAGATTTTTTTTTTGAGAATTTAAAACTTCCACCATTATACTTATTCCAGTTTTCATCATTTTCAAAGTTTCTATAAGTTACAATTATATTCAAATCTATAGTAAAACTTATATTTTTTAATTTTATTTTGTGTTCTAATTAATTTCTAGTAGAGATAGTTTGGTTTCTCATTTCATGTATTCTTTAATATTTTAATACAGTGGAAGATAATTCAAGTCTTTCTCTTTTTTTTTTTTGGTGAAATTTCAAATTTATTGATCACTCAAGGCATTTACAAATAAATAAAAGTTAAAGAATTGCTATAAACTTGCTAGGCCCTATTTAGCAGAAAGAAGAACGAGAAACAAACAACTCTAAAAGCCTCTAATCTCCCTTCATCTCAAACCATCTGCACATAAGGCTACCCAGCTTATGGTCGCTTCTGTATTTAAGCGAAGAGATCCTGTTTCTGATTGATTTGTCCGTAAGCTTGATCATATGTTCCACCGGCTGAGATCCTTTCTGATGTCTTCTTGCATTGCGCTCTCTCCATATGTGATAGATTAGCGTTTGGAACAGCAGACAAATAAGTACTCGATCCACTCGAGTGAAACTCCCATTTTTAATCAACGAAAGATTATCATTCCAATATGGGTTAATGGACGAGCCAATTAACTTGCTTGCAAGCCTATCCCACACTGTGTAGGAGTAGGGACAAGCAAAGAACAAGTGATCTCGCGTCTCATATTTCTCCCCACAAAGAACACAGTCCTGGTGAATGCCCCATGTCCGCATTCTATCACCAGTAGCAAGCCTGTTCTTAACCGCCAGCCACGTTATGAACGCAAACCTAGGAACCCCCTGAGCGATCCAAACACTGCTGCTCCAGCCAACTTTCTCATGCTTATCCCGTATTTGGTTCCAAGTTTCATTAGCTAAGAAATGATCACGATATTTGCCTCCCGAGTGTCTCCATAGAATCAAATCGTCCCCACCATCAGGACTTGGAACTGGTTCGTTCTGAATCTTGTCATGCAGCTCGTGAAAGTACCTACTCCTCTGCCCCCGTACACTCCACTCCAGTCCCGAGACAGCTTCGCAAACTCGCGCCTTTCGTTTAACACCCATATAGTGAGTGCCGACCGCTCCAGTGATATCAATAAGCTTCCCAACATGCAACCAATCATCAAACCAAAAGAAAGCCTTCCTGCCATTACCAATCTCAAAAAAAAAAAAACTGATAAGCCAAAGGCCGCATCTTTAGTAATTTTCTCCATATCCAGGACCCCGCCGCATCATCTCTGACATCCCAGAATGACCCTTCCTTCATAAGATAATGTTGGATCAAAGAAACCCACAGAGATTGTTGCATGGTAAAAAGCCTCCATATGAGATTAAGCGCAAAAACTTTTGTAGAGTCTCTTAAACGCCTCAACCCAAGACCTCCAATTCAAGTCTTTCACTTTCTAACCCAAAAACTTTTGTAGAGTCTCTTAGCACTTTTTATTGAATTTATATAACTATGTTCCAAATAGTTTATTCATAGGTATAAAATTAATTATGATGTTACTCTTAATAAAATTATTAAATATGATTGAAACCGGTTAGACCACAATAAATTTTGAATCAAAATCTTTTTCCGGTTCAGTATCCGGTCCAGTTATTTATCAAAATCAAAACTATCTATCTAGACTTTACTTAATGGAACAGCCCCCATACCAAATATAATGGACTCACAACATTTTGACATTAACGTCATATCCTAAGTTCGTTCTAATTATTCAAAATAATGTTACATACAATAATATTGTATAAATAATATAGGGGTTTTTGCAAATATGATTCAAAACTTGAAGTCAAACACAAAACTAACACATGTTTTTTTTTGGAACTTTGACGTGCCTCTTTCATCTCCAAAGTTCAGATTATTCACGAAAATGCCATCATTTATTTTTTCCTTTTTTTTTCGAAAATGCATATTTTACTCTATCACCCTCATCTTCCTCAAGTATTCACAATATTGTCATTGCCATCAATACACCAACTACCATGAACAACCAATTTGAAGCTCTAAATGCACTTAAAATCGATTTATACTCTTTCTTTCTCAATTCTTATGAACTAAAAACAACATCTTTTTCACTTTTTCTCCATCTTAATCCAAAAAAAACCAAAATTTTGATTCTAAAAATTTTATGGTTCATAGAGCCATTGAAGCTTAGATTCTTGGTGGGTCACTTTTGTTTGAGATTCTGGGTGCTTGGAAAATACTTATGTGTGCTAAACAAGTTATCTCACTGGTTGAAACTATGAAATTGAGATTTTTTCCTAATATGTTAGTCCAGACGACTTACAGGTAAGTCTTCTGGCTGTAGACGACTGACTTGGAAGTCGTATGGTAAATGCAGAGGTTAGTTTTGCAATTGACTTTTAATTTATTTTTTCTCGACGACTTATAGGGTAGTCGTCCACCTTTGTTTGATAAAAAAAAAATCGAGACGACTTACATGTAAGTCGTCTAGGAAAAACGGGTTAGTTTTGCATTTGACCGGAATGTGACAAAAATTTGACTTTTCCTAGACGACTTACAAGTTAGTCGTCCACTAGAAAATTAAAAAAAATAATATTTTTTTCTATACGACTCAGGTTAGGTTTGCAATTGAAATATTAAACAAAATGATTTTTTTTTCTAGACGACTTACACAGAAGCCGTCCGTCCGACGACTTATATGTAAGTCGTCCAGGATTTTATTCCGAGATTCTGGTCAAACTTTTCTTATCTTGGACGACTTACAGGTTAGTCGACTAGGAAAAAAAACTCGAGACGACGTGTAAGTCGTCTAGAAAAAAAATTTATTTAATAATTAAATTGCAAAACTAACCTGAGACAACTTACAAGTTAGTCGTCTAGAAAAAACAAAATATTATTTTTTTAATTTTCTACTGGACGACTAACTTGTAAATCGTTCAGGAAAAGTCAAATTTCTTACACATTCCGGTCAAATGCAAAACAAACCCGTTTTTCCTAAGTCGTCTCGATTTTTTTTTATCAACGAAAGGTGGACGACTAACCTGTAAGTCGTCTAGGTAAAAAATCAATTGCAAAACTAACCTAAATGGATGACTTCCAGACGACCTCCGTGGAAGTCGTCTGCGTCAATGTTTAATAAACTTTCATTTTCTTTAAACCTATAAAGACTTTTTAATATTTTTTTGTTAATTCATGTATATTAGTCAATATTAGGGCTACTGAATGAAATTTATAACTTAATTGGTGATATTTATGAGGTTACCAACATTCACGTTAATTAAAGTTTCTAACTGATCCGATGAAGTCTTCTACGCTAGTTTTTAAGTCTTCTATGCTAGTTTTTGAATAAGCTACCAACATTCTTGTTTATTAAGATGAGAAGAAGGCCATTGGAGTTTATTATTGCATATGGGAGATCCAAAGATAAGAAAAAGGCTATTGAAGTATATTATTTCATTGATTTGTAAATGTGTAAACATATATTACATCTAGGGAAACATTATTACTGATTTTACAAAAAAATCACATCTAAAAGAGTAGACATGCAAATCACAAAACAGACCACAAACAAAAATATTATAGATCATTCCTCTACAAAGATAATCTTGGAATCCACTTGATATGGAAGAAGACTTCGTCAGAAGACCTGGAAGACTTCCTGGAAGACTTCCTGGAAGTTGTCTAGCGCATTATATTTTAGACGACTAATAGGTAAATCGTCCCAGAAGTCTTCCAGATCTGAAAAACCTACACATCAAATCCAGATCTGAAAAACCTGCATATCAAAAAAACGTTCAAATGACTTAAAAACAGAGAAAATGAGTGGAAGATAGATAAATATACCTTTATAGAACACACAAAAAATACATATTTAAAATTAATAGATCTATCTTTAAATGAGTGGAAGATGAGAACCATCTGATTAAAAACCTGCAAAAAAAAAAGATAGATTAGTTAGAAGGACATGAGACAAAACTGAAAAATTCATATAAAGTTTGGTGTTTTCAAGTTAAAGAGATTAGAGTGGGTTTGAAGAGTTTTAGTTTGGGAAAAAAATAATAACCTTATACAACAGAAAGTTACCAAATGAAAAAAAATCAGACATAAAAACTTACCAAAACACTCAGATCTGTTATGAAAGGGAGAGACATGAGAAAAGACTCCGTCAGACGACTTCATGGAACTCGTCTGGAAGACTTCCTGGAAGTCTTCTAGCGCATTATATTTTAGACGACTAACAAGTAAGTCGTCACAGACGACTTCCAGATCTGAAGAACCTGCATATCCAAAAACGTTGAAATGATTTTAAAATAGAGAAAATTAGTGGAAGATTA
Proteins encoded in this window:
- the LOC106339381 gene encoding F-box protein At1g55000; amino-acid sequence: MDCCCCNQNDGNDFLTESLIATGSSDQSTTTISPLNSHFMALTCRDTLGLIFQRLTVADLARARCVCRVWNSVATENDLVASAFTAPWLIKELVGKPASGAFWRDNGIWKFAISHRISRGDSVTSLAVKYSVQVMDIKRLNNMMSDHGIYSRDRLLIPISSPEILVDTTCYIEVDKYAKREVAVLYLEGGPKREQSASGMNHLSTLSAHGKRRLIESLRRSMQVDDETALYYLAIAEGNPRSALSEFSADLTWERQASLN
- the LOC106338276 gene encoding uncharacterized protein LOC106338276, with protein sequence MGVKRKARVCEAVSGLEWSVRGQRSRYFHELHDKIQNEPVPSPDGGDDLILWRHSGGKYRDHFLANETWNQIRDKHEKVGWSSSVWIAQGVPRFAFITWLAVKNRLATGDRMRTWGIHQDCVLCGEKYETRDHLFFACPYSYTVWDRLASKLIGSSINPYWNDNLSLIKNGSFTRVDRVLICLLFQTLIYHIWRERNARRHQKGSQPVEHMIKLTDKSIRNRISSLKYRSDHKLGSLMCRWFEMKGD